A genomic window from Hyla sarda isolate aHylSar1 chromosome 10, aHylSar1.hap1, whole genome shotgun sequence includes:
- the LOC130294292 gene encoding myeloid cell surface antigen CD33-like — protein sequence MVKTINGTVQDLSEEPVISDVGTMIAGIDKTVTCAPLRNCSTVIQWKKSDVSGIWKNSPTITFTPSLEDHQKTITCEMTNSIGRTTRKTILLDVCSLSGEPVISDVGALTAGIDKTVTCAPSGNCPATSFIFQWKKSDVSGVWKNSSTVTFTPSPDDHQKTITCEMIISEGKTTQKNILLDVYLPLLEDPKFITGLSTGGVIIFSAILLGIVFLMRRYKKDKPSEPSALTRDSPARMKVDRKVHGGESCA from the exons ATGGTCAAAACAATAAATGGTACAGTACAAG ATCTCTCAGAAGAACCGGTCATCTCAGATGTTGGAACCATGATTGCTGGTATAGATAAGACAGTGACCTGCGCTCCTTTACGAAACTGCTCCACAGTTATCCAATGGAAGAAGAGTGATGTGTCCGGCATCTGGAAGAATTCGCCTACTATAACATTTACCCCATCTCTAGAAGATCACCAGAAAACCATCACATGTGAGATGACAAACTCCATAGGGAGGACAACTCGAAAAACCATTCTTCTTGATGTCTGCT CTCTCTCAGGAGAACCGGTCATCTCAGATGTTGGGGCACTGACTGCTGGTATAGATAAGACAGTGACCTGCGCTCCTTCTGGGAACTGTCCTGCAACATCCTTCATTTTCCAATGGAAGAAGAGTGATGTGTCCGGCGTCTGGAAGAATTCATCTACTGTAACATTTACCCCATCTCCAGATGATCACCAGAAAACCATCACATGTGAGATGATAATCTCCGAGGGGAAGACAACTCAAAAAAACATTCTTCTAGATGTCTATT TGCCTTTGCTTGAAGACCCTAAATTCATTACTGGATTGAGTACTGGAGGCGTCATCATTTTTTCTGCAATTCTCTTGGGAATTGTCTTTCTTATGAGAAGGTACAAGAAGGATAAACCCAGTGAACCAA GTGCCTTAACAAGAGATTCACCAGCTAGGATGAAAGTAGACAGAAAAG TTCATGGTGGGGAAAGTTGTGCTTAA